The proteins below are encoded in one region of Triticum aestivum cultivar Chinese Spring chromosome 1B, IWGSC CS RefSeq v2.1, whole genome shotgun sequence:
- the LOC123105862 gene encoding beta-hexosaminidase 1 codes for MPPKLLTRLILALVAVAVAVSGAAAARRHPAPANFTASGNPVYIWPLPKNFTSGTQTLAVDPDLALDPKGAGGGAAAVAEAFQRYRHLIFSPWAHAARPASAGYDVARLTVVVASADETLELGVDESYTIYIAAAGGANSIVGGATIEANTIYGAIRGLETFSQLCVFNYDTKNVEVRYAPWYIQDEPRFAFRGLMLDTSRHYLPVDVIKQVIDSMSFSKLNVLHWHIIDEQSFPLEIPSYPNLWKGSYSKSERYTVEDARYIVSYAKKRGIHVMAEIDVPGHAESWGNGYPKLWPSLSCTEPLDVSSNFTFEVITGILSDMRKIFPFGLFHLGGDEVYTGCWNLTPHVKQWLDERNMTTKDAYKYFVLKAQEIAIDLNWIPVNWEETFNSFGGSLNPRTVVHNWLGPGVCPKVVAKGLRCIMSNQGVWYLDHLDVPWEQVYTAEPLAGIDDAAQQKLVLGGEVCMWGETADTSDVQQTIWPRAAAAAERMWSQLEAISAQDLETTVLARLHYFRCLLNHRGIAAAPVTNFYARRPPIGPGSCFIQ; via the exons ATGCCCCCAAAACTCCTCACTCGCCTCATCCTggccctcgtcgccgtcgccgtcgccgtctccggcgcggcggcggcccgGCGCCACCCGGCCCCGGCGAACTTCACCGCCTCGGGGAACCCCGTGTACATCTGGCCGCTGCCGAAGAACTTCACCTCCGGCACGCAGACCCTCGCCGTTGACCCCGACCTCGCGCTCGACCCcaagggcgccggcggcggcgccgcggcCGTCGCGGAGGCGTTCCAGAGGTACAGGCACCTCATCTTCTCCCCGTGGGCGCACGCGGCCCGCCCCGCGTCGGCGGGGTACGACGTTGCCAGGCtcaccgtcgtcgtcgcctccGCCGATGAGACG CTCGAGCTGGGAGTGGACGAGAGCTACACGATCTAcatcgcggcggcgggcggcgccaaTTCCATCGTCGGCGGAGCGACCATAGAG GCTAATACAATATATGGAGCTATTCGCGGACTAGAG ACATTCAGTCAGTTATGTGTGTTTAACTACGACACAAAAAATGTCGAAGTGCGCTATGCACCCTGGTACATTCAGGATGAACCACGCTTTGCCTTCCGTGGCTTGATGCTAG ACACCTCAAGGCATTACCTCCCAGTTGATGTGATAAAGCAAGTCATTGACTCCATGTCATTTTCTAAGCTG AACGTTCTTCATTGGCATATCATCGACGAACAATCTTTTCCATTGGAGATACCATCATATCCAAATCTATGGAAGGGTTCATATTCAAAATCAGAGCGGTACACAGTGGAAGATGCACGCTATATTGTCAG TTATGCTAAGAAAAGAG GTATTCATGTCATGGCAGAGATTGACGTACCTGGTCATGCAGAATCATG GGGAAATGGATATCCAAAGCTTTGGCCTTCTCTTAGCTGTACAGAGCCATTAGATGTTTCTAGTAATTTCACATTCGAAGTAATAACTGGAATCTTGTCTG ATATGAGAAAAATCTTTCCGTTTGGGCTGTTTCACCTGGGTGGCGATGAAGTATATACAG GCTGCTGGAATTTAACACCCCATGTGAAGCAGTG GCTTGATGAACGCAACATGACTACAAAGGATGCTTACAAATACTTCGTGCTGAAAGCTCAGGAGATAGCAATTGATCTTAACTGGATTCCTGTAAATTG GGAGGAAACCTTCAACTCATTCGGAGGAAGCCTAAATCCCCGGACTGTTGTGCATAACTG GTTGGGTCCTGGGGTCTGCCCTAAAGTTGTTGCAAAGGGTTTGAGATGTATAATGAGTAACCAAGGTGTATGGTACCTtgatcatcttgatgttccgtgggaACAAGTCTACACTGCCGAGCCACTTGCAGGAATAGACGACGCAGCGCAGCAAAAGCTGGTACTGGGTGGAGAGGTTTGCATGTGGGGTGAGACGGCAGACACCTCCGATGTCCAACAAACAATATGGCCACGAGCAGCTGCGGCAGCAG AGCGTATGTGGAGTCAGTTGGAGGCCATATCCGCCCAAGACCTGGAAACAACCGTCCTGGCTCGGCTACACTACTTCAGATGCCTGCTGAATCACCGCGGGATCGCTGCAGCCCCAGTCACAAACTTCTATGCTCGGCGGCCTCCAATCGGCCCTGGCTCGTGTTTTATCCAGTAA
- the LOC123105848 gene encoding protein-tyrosine-phosphatase MKP1 isoform X2, giving the protein MANPDDGGGRKFWRSASWSASRAAEAAGPEAAPLPPRMGPPPLTPRSKGRACLPPLQPLAITRRSLDEWPKAGSDDVGEWPNPTTPGASKAGGGGPGSAKPGEGLRLDLSTLRSQGRKDQIAFFDKECSKVADHVYLGGDAVAKNRDILRKNGITHVLNCVGFVCPEYFKSDLVYRTLWLQDSPTEDITSILYDVFDYFEDVREQAGRVFVHCCQGVSRSTSLVIAYLMWREGQSFDDAFQFVKAARGIANPNMGFACQLLQCQKRVHAIPLSPNSVLRMYRLAPHSPYAPLHLVPKMLNEPSPAALDSRGAFIVHVLSSIYVWVGIKCDTVMEKDARAAAFQVVRYEKVQGQIKVVREGLEQPEFWDAFSSAPVNSDSKMKLGKEQIDSPSRTGVGSRRVESYDSDFELVQKAIAGGVVPAFSSSGTGDETHLPARESSWSLLRRKFISRSLSRVYSDSALIRDLDPRVQHLTAEASISPPFLSPSSLSSDSTISSKSPLRQSSNAEHSKPVLGSIRSPSKVSSIAERRGGFSGLKLPSLPKELVLPPRAPSIHKAEEVMDKTNTNGVKQLTGVSCPDKCTETSSTATDSNSEATAHGETIVIEHTNSETCNYVQLLVYRWPCMEKLTAFARKDLDPKTVFIFVAPNASRSAEAVKTVCIWVGGEYECSKGVDSIDWQQVAGDFLNQKGFSNTLPVKVFKEHETENLLEVLDAR; this is encoded by the exons ATGGCCAACCCCGACGACGGCGGCGGGCGCAAGTTCTGGCGTTCCGCGTCGTGGTCGGCGTCGCGGGCCGCcgaggcggcggggccggaggcGGCGCCGCTCCCGCCCCGGATGggcccgccgccgctcaccccgCGGTCCAAGGGCCGGGCCTGCCTCCCGCCGCTGCAGCCGCTCGCCATCACGCGCCGCAGCCTGGACGAGTGGCCCAAGGCGGGCTCCGACGACGTGGGCGAGTGGCCCAACCCCACCACCCCGGGCGCCTCcaaggccggcggcggcggcccgggcTCCGCCAAGCCGGGCGAGGGCCTCCGGCTCGACCTCTCCACCCTCCGCTCGCAGGGCCGCAAGGACCAGATCGCCTTCTTCGACAAGGAGTGCTCCAAGGTGGCCGACCACGTCTACCTCGGCGGCGACGCCGTCGCCAAGAACCGCGACATCCTGCGCAAGAACGGCATCACCCACGTCCTCAACTGCGTCGGCTTCGTCTGCCCCGAGTACTTCAAGTCGGACCTCGTCTACCGCACGCTCTGGCTGCAGGACAGCCCCACCGAGGACATCACCAGCATCCTCTACGACGTGTTTGATTACTTCGAGGACGTGAGGGAGCAGGCCGGGCGCGTGTTCGTGCATTGCTGCCAGGGGGTGTCGCGCTCGACTTCGCTCGTCATAGCGTATCTGATGTGGAGGGAAGGGCAGAGCTTCGACGATGCGTTCCAGTTTGTGAAGGCCGCCAGGGGGATCGCGAATCCGAACATGGGGTTTGCCTGCCAGCTGCTCCAGTGCCAGAAGCGGGTGCATGCCATTCCATTGTCCCCAAACTCAGTGCTCAGGATGTATCGGTTGGCGCCTCACTCGCCCTATGCTCCATTGCATCTAGTGCCCAAAATGCTGAACGAGCCCTCGCCTGCCGCCCTGGACTCTAGGGGTGCATTCATAGTTCATGTGCTCTCGTCGATTTATGTTTGGGTTGGAATCAAATGCGATACAGTAATGGAGAAGGATGCGAGAGCGGCAGCTTTTCAGGTGGTGAGGTATGAGAAGGTGCAGGGGCAGATCAAAGTTGTCAGAGAAGGGTTGGAGCAACCTGAGTTTTGGGACGCCTTTTCCAGTGCACCTGTTAATTCAGACAGCAAAATGAAGCTTGGCAAGGAGCAGATCGATTCACCATCCAGGACTGGTGTGGGAAGCCGGAGAGTGGAATCTTATGATTCTGATTTTGAGCTCGTCCAGAAAGCGATAGCTGGGGGTGTTGTTCCAGCATTCTCGTCTTCTGGTACTGGAGATGAGACCCATCTTCCAgcgagagaaagtagctggagTTTACTAAGGCGCAAGTTTATCTCGAGATCACTATCTCGAGTTTATTCGGATTCTGCTCTGATAAGGGATTTGGATCCACGGGTACAGCACTTGACTGCAGAGGCATCAATATCACCGCCTTTCCTTTCTCCGAGCTCTCTATCATCAGATTCAACCATCAGTTCAAA GTCTCCTCTTCGCCAGTCATCTAATGCGGAACATTCAAAGCCTGTCCTGGGATCAATACGCTCTCCGTCCAAGGTCTCATCTATAGCAGAAAGAAGAGGGGGATTTTCAGGTCTGAAGCTACCATCACTCCCAAAGGAGCTAGTATTGCCACCAAGGGCGCCATCTATTCACAAAGCAGAGGAAGTCATGGATAAGACTAATACCAATGGTGTGAAACAGCTTACTGGTGTTTCTTGCCCAGACAAATGCACCGAAACTAGTTCAACGGCAACTGACAGCAACTCAGAGGCTACTGCCCACGGTGAGACCATAGTAATTGAGCATACTAACTCAGAGACCTGTAATTATGTTCAACTACTAGTCTACCGATGGCCCTGCATGGAGAAGCTGACTGCATTCGCTCGCAAGGATCTTGACCCAAAAACAGTTTTTATTTTTGTTGCTCCTAATGCCAGCAGAAGTGCAGAAGCAGTTAAAACGGTATGCATATGGGTAGGAGGTGAATATGAGTGCAGCAAAGGCGTTGACAGTATTGATTGGCAGCAAGTTGCTGGTGATTTTCTTAATCAAAAGGGGTTCAGCAATACTCTTCCTGTTAAG GTTTTCAAGGAGCATGAAACCGAGAATCTTTTGGAGGTGCTGGATGCTCGTTAA
- the LOC123105848 gene encoding protein-tyrosine-phosphatase MKP1 isoform X1 has translation MANPDDGGGRKFWRSASWSASRAAEAAGPEAAPLPPRMGPPPLTPRSKGRACLPPLQPLAITRRSLDEWPKAGSDDVGEWPNPTTPGASKAGGGGPGSAKPGEGLRLDLSTLRSQGRKDQIAFFDKECSKVADHVYLGGDAVAKNRDILRKNGITHVLNCVGFVCPEYFKSDLVYRTLWLQDSPTEDITSILYDVFDYFEDVREQAGRVFVHCCQGVSRSTSLVIAYLMWREGQSFDDAFQFVKAARGIANPNMGFACQLLQCQKRVHAIPLSPNSVLRMYRLAPHSPYAPLHLVPKMLNEPSPAALDSRGAFIVHVLSSIYVWVGIKCDTVMEKDARAAAFQVVRYEKVQGQIKVVREGLEQPEFWDAFSSAPVNSDSKMKLGKEQIDSPSRTGVGSRRVESYDSDFELVQKAIAGGVVPAFSSSGTGDETHLPARESSWSLLRRKFISRSLSRVYSDSALIRDLDPRVQHLTAEASISPPFLSPSSLSSDSTISSKYSSDSPSLSPSTSSPPSLGLSPASSNLPHALVPSSRSPLRQSSNAEHSKPVLGSIRSPSKVSSIAERRGGFSGLKLPSLPKELVLPPRAPSIHKAEEVMDKTNTNGVKQLTGVSCPDKCTETSSTATDSNSEATAHGETIVIEHTNSETCNYVQLLVYRWPCMEKLTAFARKDLDPKTVFIFVAPNASRSAEAVKTVCIWVGGEYECSKGVDSIDWQQVAGDFLNQKGFSNTLPVKVFKEHETENLLEVLDAR, from the exons ATGGCCAACCCCGACGACGGCGGCGGGCGCAAGTTCTGGCGTTCCGCGTCGTGGTCGGCGTCGCGGGCCGCcgaggcggcggggccggaggcGGCGCCGCTCCCGCCCCGGATGggcccgccgccgctcaccccgCGGTCCAAGGGCCGGGCCTGCCTCCCGCCGCTGCAGCCGCTCGCCATCACGCGCCGCAGCCTGGACGAGTGGCCCAAGGCGGGCTCCGACGACGTGGGCGAGTGGCCCAACCCCACCACCCCGGGCGCCTCcaaggccggcggcggcggcccgggcTCCGCCAAGCCGGGCGAGGGCCTCCGGCTCGACCTCTCCACCCTCCGCTCGCAGGGCCGCAAGGACCAGATCGCCTTCTTCGACAAGGAGTGCTCCAAGGTGGCCGACCACGTCTACCTCGGCGGCGACGCCGTCGCCAAGAACCGCGACATCCTGCGCAAGAACGGCATCACCCACGTCCTCAACTGCGTCGGCTTCGTCTGCCCCGAGTACTTCAAGTCGGACCTCGTCTACCGCACGCTCTGGCTGCAGGACAGCCCCACCGAGGACATCACCAGCATCCTCTACGACGTGTTTGATTACTTCGAGGACGTGAGGGAGCAGGCCGGGCGCGTGTTCGTGCATTGCTGCCAGGGGGTGTCGCGCTCGACTTCGCTCGTCATAGCGTATCTGATGTGGAGGGAAGGGCAGAGCTTCGACGATGCGTTCCAGTTTGTGAAGGCCGCCAGGGGGATCGCGAATCCGAACATGGGGTTTGCCTGCCAGCTGCTCCAGTGCCAGAAGCGGGTGCATGCCATTCCATTGTCCCCAAACTCAGTGCTCAGGATGTATCGGTTGGCGCCTCACTCGCCCTATGCTCCATTGCATCTAGTGCCCAAAATGCTGAACGAGCCCTCGCCTGCCGCCCTGGACTCTAGGGGTGCATTCATAGTTCATGTGCTCTCGTCGATTTATGTTTGGGTTGGAATCAAATGCGATACAGTAATGGAGAAGGATGCGAGAGCGGCAGCTTTTCAGGTGGTGAGGTATGAGAAGGTGCAGGGGCAGATCAAAGTTGTCAGAGAAGGGTTGGAGCAACCTGAGTTTTGGGACGCCTTTTCCAGTGCACCTGTTAATTCAGACAGCAAAATGAAGCTTGGCAAGGAGCAGATCGATTCACCATCCAGGACTGGTGTGGGAAGCCGGAGAGTGGAATCTTATGATTCTGATTTTGAGCTCGTCCAGAAAGCGATAGCTGGGGGTGTTGTTCCAGCATTCTCGTCTTCTGGTACTGGAGATGAGACCCATCTTCCAgcgagagaaagtagctggagTTTACTAAGGCGCAAGTTTATCTCGAGATCACTATCTCGAGTTTATTCGGATTCTGCTCTGATAAGGGATTTGGATCCACGGGTACAGCACTTGACTGCAGAGGCATCAATATCACCGCCTTTCCTTTCTCCGAGCTCTCTATCATCAGATTCAACCATCAGTTCAAAGTACAGTTCAGACTCACCCTCCCTGTCACCTTCAACTAGCTCCCCGCCGTCACTTGGTCTTTCACCTGCTTCATCTAATTTGCCACATGCTTTGGTGCCATCATCTAGGTCTCCTCTTCGCCAGTCATCTAATGCGGAACATTCAAAGCCTGTCCTGGGATCAATACGCTCTCCGTCCAAGGTCTCATCTATAGCAGAAAGAAGAGGGGGATTTTCAGGTCTGAAGCTACCATCACTCCCAAAGGAGCTAGTATTGCCACCAAGGGCGCCATCTATTCACAAAGCAGAGGAAGTCATGGATAAGACTAATACCAATGGTGTGAAACAGCTTACTGGTGTTTCTTGCCCAGACAAATGCACCGAAACTAGTTCAACGGCAACTGACAGCAACTCAGAGGCTACTGCCCACGGTGAGACCATAGTAATTGAGCATACTAACTCAGAGACCTGTAATTATGTTCAACTACTAGTCTACCGATGGCCCTGCATGGAGAAGCTGACTGCATTCGCTCGCAAGGATCTTGACCCAAAAACAGTTTTTATTTTTGTTGCTCCTAATGCCAGCAGAAGTGCAGAAGCAGTTAAAACGGTATGCATATGGGTAGGAGGTGAATATGAGTGCAGCAAAGGCGTTGACAGTATTGATTGGCAGCAAGTTGCTGGTGATTTTCTTAATCAAAAGGGGTTCAGCAATACTCTTCCTGTTAAG GTTTTCAAGGAGCATGAAACCGAGAATCTTTTGGAGGTGCTGGATGCTCGTTAA